The genomic interval TACGAAGCCAGGTGTGCATTTTCGAGGCTATCGTATTCAAACGGACTTTTATATTTCTCCGCATGCACACTCACCTTGGTATCTTTCCCGTTTCCATGACTGCCATTAGCCGATTTACTGCTGGTAGGTATGTTAATGACATACGGCTTATTTTTATCGTTGCCTTTATCCACAATAATGGAATATTCCAGGCGGCCATCTGTACCTAGCTCAGCATCAATGGCTTTACGCAGTACATGTACATAATGTTCTTCCAGCCACTCATAAAAAAACTGGCTGGGCACCTGAATAGTCAACACATTATTAATAAGCCGCACCGGAACAATAGGCTCAAACCAAGTTTTGAAACTTTGTTCGGCTATGTTCTCACGGATTATCCTGAGACAATTATTCCATACTGTTTTACAGTCTTTCAGCATCCAACAAAACTATCGTTTAATAAAAGCTAAGCAGTCACCTTGATTTTTGGGGAGAGCAAAAATGAATAAAAAAGAGCAAACAAAAAAATTAAATTTAGCTTTGAAAAATGAATTTTGTGAGGGGTAAAACCTGCAGATAGATGTAACCTTTAACTGAATAAAATTAAAGATAAAAGTAATCTACATTCTCTTGACAAAATATCTGACTTGGAAAATTATAAAACACCTAAGTTGTAGCGAGAAAAAAACTGAAAATAGCAAGATTTTTCATGTACAATAATATACTCACAAACAGACAGTTAACAAAACAAACCTTACATAAGCCTTTTACGTTTAAAGTGCCCTGCCTCACTTTTAATTTTACTAAGTATTTTTAGTCTTTTCAGCTCCCTTCTAACTATCGGGCTGGAATCTAAAGTAAATGGCCTTGTTTTAACTTTACAACTATCTAACTATCGGTCTTCTGGCCAAAACTCATTTTTATCAGGCAGAACACGGCATAGTTAATCATATCCTGGTAATTGGCATCCACGCCTTCAGATACCAGCGTTTTCCCCTGATTGTCTTCAATCTGTTTGGTACGAAGCAATTTCATCAGAATAATATCGGTCATCGAGCTGATTCGCATTTCACGCCAGGCTTCTCCATAATCGTGATTTTTATTGAGCAGGAGCTGCAATGTTTTTTCTGCCTGTTTTTCATACATCTCCACCAGTTCTTCATACGGCAAATCTAAAGGAGCATTGGCTGGCAATTCCATCTGAATCAGAGCCATGATACAATAGTTGATTATGCCTACAAACTCAGAAGCGATATTATCTCCCACCTTCTGCGTGCCTTTTTCCTGGATCGAACGGATGCGCTGTGCCTTAATGAATATCTGGTCGGTAATGGAAGGCAAACGCAGGATTCTCCAGGAAGTACCATAATCTCTGGTTTTCTTTACAAATAATTCCTTACATATACCAATGACGTGCCTATACTCGTTTTCTGTCTGGGTAATCAAAACTTCGTAAATTATATGGTGTGTCTGACTCCAAATTTACATAAATTTGGATGCCAACCGAAAATTATATAACCTATTCCCGATTTGCCTCAACTTGATTCACTTTTTGAAACCAGGAAAACCCTACTTCTGAAAGGTAAAATTCAGGATTTGTCTGTTCCGGCAGTAATGGGAATTATCAATGTTACCCCAGATTCATTTTATGCTGGAAGCAGGCAACAGCAATTGCAAGATATTGTGCAGCTTGCCCGTAAAATGACAGAACAGGGTGCAACCTTTATTGATATAGGAGGGTCATCTACCAGACCGGGTGCAGCAGACATTAGTGAAGAAGAGGAATTAAAACGGGTTATTCCGGCCATTGATGCTATTTTAAAAGAACTTCCTGAAGCAAATATTTCGATTGATACCTACCGGGCCAGAGTAGCCAGAATAGCGGTAGAAACCGGCGCCTGTGTAGTAAATGATATTTCGGGAGGAGAGTTAGATAAGCAAATGTTTGAGACAGTGAGCCAGTTGCAAGTACCATACATTCTGATGCATATGCGTGGAACACCACAATCTATGGCTTCGCTCCATACGTATGAAAATATTATTGGGGAAATGATGCAATATTTTCAACAAAAGGTTTACTTATTGCGGCAATTGGAATTAAAAGATATTATTTTGGATATAGGTTTTGGTTTTGCCAAAAATATAGAACAAAATTACTATCTTTTACGATACCTGGACAAATTCCGGATTTTCGGTCTTCCGCTACTGGCAGGTCTTTCGAGGAAATCGTTGATTTATAAGAAATTAAATATCCCAGTGGAAGAAGCCTTAAATGGTACTACTGTGTTAAATACGCTGGCACTCACCAAGGGAGTGTCATTGTTGCGGGTACATGATGTAAAAGAATCCGTAGAAACGGTAAAACTTTTTACATTGTATAGCCGGGAATAACAATAATTACGTTTAAATTTATACAGAACTATTGCCTTCCACCTCTATAATTTACCAGTTATATCAATACTGCTGGAACTTTAGCGAAAGATAATAGTTTTGATTAGTAAATACATGACCTGATGCATACATGAGATTACTCTTCTCCATAGGCTTTCTGAACATCTCCTGGGTAGATATGATTGACGTCTCTCTTGTCACGTATCTGCTGTACCAGTTGTATAAATTGATGCGGGGAAGTGTAGCGATTAAAGTGTTCCTGGGCTTCCTTTCTCTATATCTCTCTTTCTTGCTGGTAAAAGCCGCAGAAATGGAATTGCTTACGGCCATTCTGGGACAGTTTATGGGTGTAGGTGTAATCGCCTTATTAATTTTATTCCAGCAGGAAATCCGGAAATTTTTATTGCTGATCGGGAAAACCACTGTTTTCAACAACGACCAGTTTTTCCGTTCCTTTCCCTGGCGGAGGGCTTTGGTAGAAAAACAGGTAAGCATTAATCCTATTGTGGAAGCGGCCAAAACTATGTCGGCTTCACACACTGGTGCATTAATTGTATTTGCCAGAGATTCTGAACTTAAATTCTATACCGATTCCGGCGACGAACTGGATGCCATCATCTCCAAACGTTTGCTTATTTCTATTTTTAATAAATACAGCCCCATGCACGATGGAGCTGTAATCATTGTCCGGAACCGCATTAAAGCCGCCCGTTGTATTCTGCCGGTTTCCGAAAACGACGAATTGCCGGCTTCTTTTGGCTTACGGCACAGAGCAGCGATTGGCTTAACAGAAATCACGGATGCAGTAGTACTGGTAGTATCTGAAGAAACCGGACAGATGTCGCTGGTAGCCAATGGCAAAGTGATGCATAACTTATCCGCTCAGGAATTAAGGAGTAAGCTCAACCAATACATGTTGGATAATAAAGAAGAACTGGAAGAAGTAAAACTTTCCAAAGAAGAACTCCGCAACGCCCGCGAAACTGCCTGATGTCTTATGGCAGGTGTGTTTATCTGCTTGTTGGGCGCAATTAACAATGGATATGAGTAAATTTGAAACGAAATTTGTTTTCATAACTAGTATTTTAATTGTACATGCAACCCTTTTAAGCTATGGACAAAATAATTGCCAAAAAAATAAAATTTATGGTGCATGGAAGTCCATTGGTAGCGTGGGCGGTTATCTAAATGTAATAGGCAATGTCGATAGTTTAAAAAAGATAATTCATATTCACAGCGACCCTGGTATCTATGAATTTCTAATGAACGGAACTTATACCTACAGTAATCCAACAATAAATTCGAAGAGACCGTATTTTAAAAAGGACGTTTACATATTTGATGAGAAAATTTGTCAAATAATACTAGGGACCAAAAAGAAGGCGTATAAAAGTTCGAATCTTGAGATACTCTATGTCGATGGCGATTATATGATTATTACCAATGATAATAATCCACATGGAGATTACACGACCTTATATTCAAAACAGTAGAGTCAGATACTAAAATTATTGTTAGGAAAGTTTTGATAATTAAAATATAACTACGCCTAGCAATGCATATTAAACACGCTGGCAGAATTTGATTTTTTAATTATTAAATTGGACTGCTAGCACGCTTGAAATCTTTAAGTAGAAACATACTATTCTCTAACTTACTGTCTTCCCTGCTGACGCATAAATGGTGGCATATTACTTCTCCTATTCGGATTTTGCCCCATATTAAAATTACCGCCAAACTTACGCAAATGATAGGTAAAACTGAGCATAAAATACTGCTGTAATACCTGGCTTTGCACATCTTCCACATAGGTATCTCCAATATTCCGTACAATGCTGCGGTTCTGGTTGAGAATATCATATACCTGCAACTTGAGTTCACCTTGTTTATTTTTAAATAATTGCCTGGCAAGAGCCGCATTCCATAATACAAAACTCTGGTTATATCCGGCAGAACGTCCGGTATTCGCAGTATAGGTTACTTCCGAAGTGAAAATAAATTTATACGGTAATTCATAATACAAATCGGCTGTCAGCACCTGACTGAAGAAAGAATTATTCTGCTGGCTTTGCAGGGAATAGGTTGCTTGCTGGTAATTCATATTGGCACTGATTCCATATTCAAATTTCTCATTATAATTAGAATTCAAACTTACTCCCTGCCCGGCTAGCAGGCTTTTCGAACGGTTTTCCTGCCCATTGACCAGACTGATACCCCGGTTATATCCCAGATTCGTAGTCAGGTTGATATTGGCTTTAATCGAACGGATGGGCCGCCCAATGGCTACAAATCCAGTGGCTGTATAATAGCCATTCTCATTAACCGGCCTGGTTGTTTGTGTACCAGTATTGCTGAATTCCTGGGCATTTACAATTTTATTACCCGTCTGGTTTAGGTTTAAGGCGGCAAATAAACTGCGGTAATTGCCAGAATTGAAGAAATTATAAGTAGCTGTCAGTTGGTTACTATATTCAGGTTTCAGGTCCGGATCACCCAGCCGGATGTTGAGCGGATTGCTGTTATCTGGTACTGGCTGCAACTGAGAAACCGAAGGCGAATTAATGCGGGATCTGTAATTAATACGCAGGTTTTTATTGCGGCCTATAGAATAGGTAAACATGGCATTTGGCAGCAGGTTAGTAAAATTGCGGCGCAGCATAGTATTGCGGCTTTCATTGTCGTTTTTCAAACCGGCTTGTTGTATATCCAATCCAAACGAATAGGTATACTTGAGCCGCTTATTCTGTAAAGTAGCACCGGCCCGTTGTGTAGAAAAAGTATTGTTAAACTCATTACTCAGTTGTTCATTAAACAGGTCATATACCCCTGACACTTCATTATAATTATTTACTTCTTTATCTGAACGGCTTCCATTCCGGCCAAATATATAATGAAACTCCAGTGTCTGGCGAAGGGATAAGGGTTCGGTATACGAAAAAGTAGCTGTATTATTTAGTCTGGCTGTCTGTTGCTCGTTTCGCTGGTCAAAATTTCTGGCTGGCGGCTGACCATCGGGAGCATTAAAAAACTCATTGGCAGAACGGGTGGTACCAGTAGTATGCTGCTGGTTGAGTAAAGTGTTCAGGTTGAACGAGAAACTACGGCCTTTTTTATTGAACTTACGCATAAACAGCAGATTACTATTTCCACTGACTCCATTCCCAACAGAATTATTGAATGTACTGCTTTGGTTTAAAGGCTCATTTGAACCGGTATATGTATTGGCAAAAATGGCACTTGTATAGGTAGAATTCTGAAAAGTCAGGCTTGGGGTGAAGCGGATGCTGGTAAGAGAATCCGGACGGTAATCTAATCGGAGGTTTAAACGGTTGCTGGTATTCTGGTTCCTGGTTGTATTGGTTTGGTCATTGATGAAAGTAGTATCCGGGAGAATATTTTGCCGCAGACTTTTCTGATCGGTAATTATGTTGGAATGATTGGCAAAATAACTGCCTGTTACATCCAGTTTTTTACTCCAACTATCGCGGTAATTGATGCCGCCTGCCCATGATTCTGTAATAGAGTTGTTGTTGCCATTATTACCTCCGCCTATTCCACCACCCTGGCCCGGATTCACCATCATTCCACCACCTCCGCCCCTACCACCTTCCCCACCTGATATATCCCCACCTCTTCCACCTCCACCAGACATACCAGATCCAGAACCAAAACTGGACATATCCTGCATGGTAAAACCCTGCTGGTTGATATTATTCCCTAATCCAATGATAGATAACTGCTGCCCGTTATTGAACCGGTTAAAATTAAGCCTTGCTTGGTAGCGTTCGCTGGTACCTACGCCAATATTATTCTGGCCGAAAATGCCCTTGCGCTTGTCTTTTTTGGTGGTGAGGTTAATGGTTTTTTCGCGGGTGCCATCATCAAAACCTGAAAATTCCGCCTGATCTGAGCCCTGGTCATACAACTGCACTTTGTCTATAATTTCTGCAGGCAGGTTTCTGGTAGCCACTTTCGGATCGTCACCGAAAAAGGGTTTTCCATCCACCAGTACACGTTTTACTTCCTGCCCCTGCGCTTTAATCGTACCATCGCGGCTAATTTCGATACCCGGCATTTTCTTTAATAATTCTTCTACCTGTGTATTCGGGCGTGTTTTAAACGAGGTTGCATTAAACTCGAGTGTATCATTTTTCAGGGTAATGGGTGCCCGCTCCTGTTCAATTACCACTTCATTGAGCAAAATGGTGGTTTGCGCCATTTCCATAGTTCCCAAGTCAATATGGGGAGAGGAAGCATCCAGGGTGATGTTTTTGGAAATATTGCGGTAACCCAGAAAAGTAATGAGTACGCGGTAATTGCCTTCCGGTATATTATTGAATGCAAAATTTCCTTCACCACCGGTAATGGTAAACGTAATAAGCGAGGAATCTTTGGCATGTAATAAGGTAACCGGCGCCTCCCGTAATGCTTTTTTTGTAGTAGAGTCCACAACCACACCCCGGATACTGCCTTTCACACGGGATTGTGCCATGCCAGTAATCGCATGTAAACTAAGTAATACACTGATGCTGAGTACAATCAAACGCATAATAAAAAATCAAGGGTTATTTGCCACGCCAAACTTCATTTTCCACTAATTCGACAAATGAGCAATCGTATCACTAAGACAATACTATCAACAATAGGTTTAAAACCTGTTACTGCATTCTTCCAGAGAATAGTTAATATCTATTTTTAAATAGCTGAATTCCTCTCAATTACACATTTACTTAATCGCTTATCTTGGGCCTCCTGGCATCATCACCTGACGGAAATCGGCCATGGCTTTATCCCGTTTGTCATTTAATTCTTCTGCACTTACCATTTCTGCTCCGGCTGCAGGCTGAACTTCCGTCAACGCAACAGGTTTAGCATCTATCTTAATGGCTTTAAACGATTCTTCGCTTCCTTCCACCAGTAATACTACTCCTTTGGAAGGCGTAAGTTCGCGGATGGGAGAATAGGTAAAATCAAGGTCAGTGGTATACCAGATGGTATAGGTTTCTCCTTTCCAGGGACAAGTAGCCTTGCGGCAGGCATATCCGGCTATTTTACGGGTTTTATCAGAATCCTGCCATCCGCTGGCTCTTGTGAAGATTTCTTCAGCCTGGTAAATTTTCTTTTCTTTTTTCACCTCCATAACACGAATGATTTTCTGAGTCTGCAAGTCTAAATACAGTTTCTCAGCCAATGGAGGCTCCATTTTCATCGTCTGTTCCCGCTCAGGGCCTCCAGGTCCACCATCGAGCGTGCGAATTACCGGTCTGGGCATTTCCCTTTCTTCTTTGGCATATTTACCCGAAAAGATGAGGGTTTGTGAAAAGCTAGCTATGGTTGGTACATCAGGTGCATCGGCGCTGCCAGGCTTTACTTCTTCCCCATTGATAACAATTTTCATTTGTGAGGGGTCTATTTTACGGGCACCTTCATAAAAAATAGTTCCGGAAGCCGCAGATTGGGCATAAGACGAAGACATTGTTGCCAGCAGGCAGAAAAGCAGGGTAAAGACGTATGCTATTTTCATAACAGGATTAATTTAGTTCGGATCAAAATTGAGTAATTTTTCAATTGATAGGGGTTAAGTATTGTTATATAGTGTTAATTAGTGTTAACACCCGCTAAAAGCTGCTTACTGCTGTGTATCTTTACTTTATAGTGAATCAAGCAATATTTAGAAACGAATTCAGGCGTGCAACCAAGCATCGACCAATGCCACATGAATACAGACCAATGACCATTTTATGAAGCGCCGTATCCGTTATATATTTATTCTCATGACCCTTTGCATTCTGGGTATAAATATCTTTCAGGGATACTGGCTCTATACTACCTATACGCTCCATTATCAGCAATTTACCCGTTCGGCTACAGAAGCCCTTTTTCAGGCACTCCAGCGTCAGCAGGAAGCAGATGCCAGACAGCTTTTTCATACTAAGATCTCTGAGGATGGAGATCCGAATGTAAGGTACCGGCAAATGGAAAGGGATATTATTACGTCGGATAAGGTGGTATTATTCAGGGAAGATAGTTCTATTTTAGGTGCCACCAGAGATTCGGTACGGGACCATCTCAGAAAAAGACGACAACTGGATGTCATTCAGTATTACCGGCTTCCAGATATGCCTCCTTCGGCGCTCACCATTCCTGCCGATACCTTGGCCCGCCGTATTTCCAGCCGGCTGATTGTAAACTGGTATAAGAATATACCTTTTGACCTGAATAAAATGGATTCAGTTTTCCGGAAGGAACTGGCAATGCGTGAGCTGGAAGCCTCTTTCGAATTAGATACGCTCCACCCTGTTTCTCCGGAAGGTAGTATTACTGTATTCAATACAAAAATTTCGAATGATTATCCGGTACAACTCCGCCCAGTTCCGGTAAATCCGGTACACAACCTGTTTGTACGGGCTTCTTTCAAAAATCCGGTTACCTATGTATTACAAAAAATGAGCTGGTTGCTGGTTTGTTCGGTACTATTGCTGGTACTTACCACCGGCTGTTTTATGTATATGCTTTCTACTATTCTCAGGCAGAAGAAATTATCGGAAATAAAGAATGATTTTATTAACAATATGACGCATGAACTGAAAACACCTATTGCCACTGTGTCGGCTGCTGTGGAAGCGATGTTATCATTTGGCGCACTGGAAAATGCAAAAAAAACGCAACTCTACCTTACAGTTTCTAAAAATGAATTACAGCGCTTATCGGATCTTGTAGAAAAAGTGCTCAACATGGCCGTAGAAGAAAAAAAGGAACTCGAACTCCACCCTGAACCAGTTAACCCATCTGAACTGATACGGGATATTGTTACGCATCAGCAGTTGAAGGCTGCCAAACCAGTACAATTTGAAGTAGACGTACCTGCTGGTTACCAAACGGTGTATGTAGACCGGCTGCATATCGCCAATACCATTAATAACCTGATTGATAACGCAATTAAATATTCTTATGAAAAGGTAACCATTCGTATCAAAAGTTATGTTGAACCTCACACCTGGCTATTATCCGTGCAGGATACAGGAATAGGAATCCCTAAACCCTATCAGCAGGCTATTTTCGACCGCTTCTTTCGGGTGCCTACCGGCGATTTGCATCAGGTGAAAGGCTTTGGCCTGGGACTTTCGTATGTAAAACAGGTGGTAGAAAAACATGGTGGCCAAATTGAAGTCCACAGTGAACCAGCAGAAGGCAGTGAATTTACCCTTCGTTTTCCGCTGAAGTGATGGAGTGAATGAGTGGTTGAGTGATTTGAATTACTGTTTTACAGAATTTCTGACTCATAGAATAGGCTTTTAAAGAAACGTAATTCGTAATTCGTAATTAATTTTATGCCGACAGTATTATTAGTAGAAGACGAAGTCTGGCTGGGGCAGATAGTAAAAGATAGCCTGGAAGTTCGGGGATTTCAGGTATGGCATGCGATGGATGGTGCCCAGGGGCTAACTATGTACCAAACTCATTCGCCGGATGTAGTAGTGCTGGATGTGATGATGCCGCAACTCGATGGGTTTACCCTTACCGAACGTATCCGTTCTCAGAATGCAACGGTACCGATTATATTTCTTACTGCCCGTTCGCAAACTGTAGATGTTGTAAAAGGTTTTGAACTGGGAGGAAATGACTATCTGAAAAAACCATTCAGTATGGATGAACTGATTGTGCGGATTAAAGCCCTGCTGAACCGGAAAATAACTACGCTAGCTCAACCAGAAAATGAGCAATACCAGATCGGGCAATACCTGTTCGATTATCCCAAACAAAAACTTATTTTTAAAGGAAAGGATTCGGTGCTCTCTTACCGGGAATCGGAATTATTAAAACGGTTGTTTCTCCAGCGTAACCAAGTACTCGAACGCAGTAAGGTTTTACAAGACCTTTGGGGCGACGATAATTTTTTCAACGGCCGTAGTTTAGATGTATTTATTACCCACCTGCGCAACTATCTCAAAGCTGACCCACATGTTCAAATCGTAAATATCCGGGGGATTGGTTATAAACTAATTGTGTAAAAACTTTCATTTTCCTCTTCTCAGACAGCTAACCGGTTACAAATTAAAACTTTGTTGGATAATGCTGAGATAGTCTGACCCAAAAGCAGTGATACACCAATTGTATAACTCTGATATTTCTACTTCAGGCAGGATTTCTATGGCTTTATGTAATTCTTTTTCAAACAAATATTTATCAAAGCTCACTTTTTCAAGGATCTGCTTACTGTATGCCAGATAGGTTGTATTCATAACTTTACTTTGTTTTACAAGCCGGATTTTTTGTAAAAGCTATCTAACATAAAGATACATACACTTGCATAATACTACATTAAAAGTGGATTAAATCGTGAGTGTAAACGCCTGTTTTCCTGATTTAAAAAGCTTCATTCCCATTACATGACAGCATCATTTTTAACCACTTTTTAATCTCAATTTCATCTCATTTTAATTAAGAAGAATCATTTTTACTTTATACTAAGCCTTTGTTGTGGGTTGACTTAAAAACTCATTACCATAATTATTCTACCGACTCTACTTTATTTATTTTTATGATTTCCTATTTCCAGTTCTTACTATTGCCGCATCGTGAAAAGGAACAATACCTTCAAGAAAAAGCCCAGTTTCTGCTAAGCCATACCAAGAACAATAAAGAAGTTAAACTGTATCTGGTAAATAGTTTCTTTGTAGAAGCAAGTTATAATGAACATTTCAATATGAATGAAATTGTAGTTTTTAAAGGGTTAGATAAGTTACAAGAGCATACCGAGCATATAGATTTGATTCAGCTTACTGATCATTTTTAATACCTATTTTCCATTTGATAAAAAATAACAGCATGTGTTTAATACACATGCTGTTATTTTTTTGCTCCATTCTGTCATTTATCAAAACGGACAATTTTACCAACGGCATGTATTTCCATGCCTATGCTTTTATTATATTAGCAACCGGGATAATTTTCTTTCATATATTGATGTAAAACTCATCCTATGGCTACCAAATTAAAACTCTTATTTGGCAACGAGATCTTTCAAAGGAGTTGTTATGCTATCGCTTTAGTAACATGGAGTATAATCAACCTTTCGGGAAATAATCTACAATCTTTACAATACACGAGCTCAATTGGCCTTTCCTATTTCTGGCTGTATCTGATTCCGGCTCTTCTACTGGCAGCACAAGTGCTAAGAAACAACCTGATTTTCTGGATAATCATAGCAGGTAGTGTTCTGGCTTATACCCTCTATGCCCTACTGGTTACATGGTATGATATATCTGACCGGATTGGCGATCCAATAAAACCTCTTGTTTTTGATTCAACTATATTCTTACTTTTATTTTTTAGTATGTTGCTGCTTCTAAATGGAGTATTATGGCTTTTGAAGCCAAAAAGAGTAATTTAAACTTTCAGCAAAAGCAGAGAAAAAATCAAAAAACAAATAAGTCAAATTGTTAATTTTAAA from Rhodocytophaga rosea carries:
- a CDS encoding DUF1599 domain-containing protein, whose translation is MITQTENEYRHVIGICKELFVKKTRDYGTSWRILRLPSITDQIFIKAQRIRSIQEKGTQKVGDNIASEFVGIINYCIMALIQMELPANAPLDLPYEELVEMYEKQAEKTLQLLLNKNHDYGEAWREMRISSMTDIILMKLLRTKQIEDNQGKTLVSEGVDANYQDMINYAVFCLIKMSFGQKTDS
- the folP gene encoding dihydropteroate synthase, with amino-acid sequence MPQLDSLFETRKTLLLKGKIQDLSVPAVMGIINVTPDSFYAGSRQQQLQDIVQLARKMTEQGATFIDIGGSSTRPGAADISEEEELKRVIPAIDAILKELPEANISIDTYRARVARIAVETGACVVNDISGGELDKQMFETVSQLQVPYILMHMRGTPQSMASLHTYENIIGEMMQYFQQKVYLLRQLELKDIILDIGFGFAKNIEQNYYLLRYLDKFRIFGLPLLAGLSRKSLIYKKLNIPVEEALNGTTVLNTLALTKGVSLLRVHDVKESVETVKLFTLYSRE
- the cdaA gene encoding diadenylate cyclase CdaA, with the translated sequence MRLLFSIGFLNISWVDMIDVSLVTYLLYQLYKLMRGSVAIKVFLGFLSLYLSFLLVKAAEMELLTAILGQFMGVGVIALLILFQQEIRKFLLLIGKTTVFNNDQFFRSFPWRRALVEKQVSINPIVEAAKTMSASHTGALIVFARDSELKFYTDSGDELDAIISKRLLISIFNKYSPMHDGAVIIVRNRIKAARCILPVSENDELPASFGLRHRAAIGLTEITDAVVLVVSEETGQMSLVANGKVMHNLSAQELRSKLNQYMLDNKEELEEVKLSKEELRNARETA
- a CDS encoding TonB-dependent receptor domain-containing protein, which gives rise to MRLIVLSISVLLSLHAITGMAQSRVKGSIRGVVVDSTTKKALREAPVTLLHAKDSSLITFTITGGEGNFAFNNIPEGNYRVLITFLGYRNISKNITLDASSPHIDLGTMEMAQTTILLNEVVIEQERAPITLKNDTLEFNATSFKTRPNTQVEELLKKMPGIEISRDGTIKAQGQEVKRVLVDGKPFFGDDPKVATRNLPAEIIDKVQLYDQGSDQAEFSGFDDGTREKTINLTTKKDKRKGIFGQNNIGVGTSERYQARLNFNRFNNGQQLSIIGLGNNINQQGFTMQDMSSFGSGSGMSGGGGRGGDISGGEGGRGGGGGMMVNPGQGGGIGGGNNGNNNSITESWAGGINYRDSWSKKLDVTGSYFANHSNIITDQKSLRQNILPDTTFINDQTNTTRNQNTSNRLNLRLDYRPDSLTSIRFTPSLTFQNSTYTSAIFANTYTGSNEPLNQSSTFNNSVGNGVSGNSNLLFMRKFNKKGRSFSFNLNTLLNQQHTTGTTRSANEFFNAPDGQPPARNFDQRNEQQTARLNNTATFSYTEPLSLRQTLEFHYIFGRNGSRSDKEVNNYNEVSGVYDLFNEQLSNEFNNTFSTQRAGATLQNKRLKYTYSFGLDIQQAGLKNDNESRNTMLRRNFTNLLPNAMFTYSIGRNKNLRINYRSRINSPSVSQLQPVPDNSNPLNIRLGDPDLKPEYSNQLTATYNFFNSGNYRSLFAALNLNQTGNKIVNAQEFSNTGTQTTRPVNENGYYTATGFVAIGRPIRSIKANINLTTNLGYNRGISLVNGQENRSKSLLAGQGVSLNSNYNEKFEYGISANMNYQQATYSLQSQQNNSFFSQVLTADLYYELPYKFIFTSEVTYTANTGRSAGYNQSFVLWNAALARQLFKNKQGELKLQVYDILNQNRSIVRNIGDTYVEDVQSQVLQQYFMLSFTYHLRKFGGNFNMGQNPNRRSNMPPFMRQQGRQ
- a CDS encoding GLPGLI family protein, with product MKIAYVFTLLFCLLATMSSSYAQSAASGTIFYEGARKIDPSQMKIVINGEEVKPGSADAPDVPTIASFSQTLIFSGKYAKEEREMPRPVIRTLDGGPGGPEREQTMKMEPPLAEKLYLDLQTQKIIRVMEVKKEKKIYQAEEIFTRASGWQDSDKTRKIAGYACRKATCPWKGETYTIWYTTDLDFTYSPIRELTPSKGVVLLVEGSEESFKAIKIDAKPVALTEVQPAAGAEMVSAEELNDKRDKAMADFRQVMMPGGPR
- a CDS encoding sensor histidine kinase: MKRRIRYIFILMTLCILGINIFQGYWLYTTYTLHYQQFTRSATEALFQALQRQQEADARQLFHTKISEDGDPNVRYRQMERDIITSDKVVLFREDSSILGATRDSVRDHLRKRRQLDVIQYYRLPDMPPSALTIPADTLARRISSRLIVNWYKNIPFDLNKMDSVFRKELAMRELEASFELDTLHPVSPEGSITVFNTKISNDYPVQLRPVPVNPVHNLFVRASFKNPVTYVLQKMSWLLVCSVLLLVLTTGCFMYMLSTILRQKKLSEIKNDFINNMTHELKTPIATVSAAVEAMLSFGALENAKKTQLYLTVSKNELQRLSDLVEKVLNMAVEEKKELELHPEPVNPSELIRDIVTHQQLKAAKPVQFEVDVPAGYQTVYVDRLHIANTINNLIDNAIKYSYEKVTIRIKSYVEPHTWLLSVQDTGIGIPKPYQQAIFDRFFRVPTGDLHQVKGFGLGLSYVKQVVEKHGGQIEVHSEPAEGSEFTLRFPLK
- a CDS encoding response regulator transcription factor; this translates as MPTVLLVEDEVWLGQIVKDSLEVRGFQVWHAMDGAQGLTMYQTHSPDVVVLDVMMPQLDGFTLTERIRSQNATVPIIFLTARSQTVDVVKGFELGGNDYLKKPFSMDELIVRIKALLNRKITTLAQPENEQYQIGQYLFDYPKQKLIFKGKDSVLSYRESELLKRLFLQRNQVLERSKVLQDLWGDDNFFNGRSLDVFITHLRNYLKADPHVQIVNIRGIGYKLIV